Part of the Xylanivirga thermophila genome, TACTTTTCCCCTCATTTAGCAAAGCACATATTATTCCACGTTCATATGAATTTAGATGTTCAAATTTGCGTGTACCTGTGTTACAATTAGAATTAGCCATAGCGAGCACCTCACTGTATTATTTTTTAGTCAAAAATATTATACATGATTTTCTCGCTATGGTTCTATATTTTTTTGGTGTTGCATTTAATTATACAACGAACCTTTATTTTTTATTGTATAGCCAAGATTGAATATATATGGTATATATTGTACACTATATATAAACGGCTGGCAAAGGACAAGAAGGAGTGATGTTGATGGAAAATGTAAATCCGCCTTCGGTAGGTAAAAATATAACTTATTATAGAAAAAAGAAAAACATGAGTATGGATGATTTATCAAAACGTTCAGGAGTATCTAAATCTATGCTTTCACAGATTGAACAGGGCAAATCCAATCCTACTGTTGTTACGGTATGGAAAATTGCCCGTTCTCTTGATGTAAATATACAAAAGCTGCTTGAAAGTAGTGATGATACTCCAATAGAAGTAATAAGAAAAGAGGATATGCCAATTACCCTTTCTGAGGATAAACTATGTAGTATAAATATAAAGTCCCCTGTACATATGACTGATAACCTGGAACTTTACCATTTGATATTTAAACCCCATGGTATCAATAAATCAGCAGCCCATTTTCCTGATACGGAGGAATTTCTTACTGTTTTAAAGGGACAATTAAGGGTAATTGTTGGGGAACATTCCAAGGTGATAAATACAGGCGATACTGCCAGGTACAGGGCAGATGAAACACATGATATAGAAAATATTTCAGATGAGGAAAGTGAAGCGTTCTTAGTAGTATGGTTTCCAAATAAGTAATAACTTTTATACCCCTAAGGCAGTCCATAGAAGAGTCATAGGCCGACTGTATAGACAAGGCGGGAAAACCTGCATATAATCTTAAAAAGATGACAGAGGATATGTTGAATAAACTAAAACAAAAGCTTAAAATAAAATGTAGTATAGAGTCAATAATATAATATACAATCAGGAGGTCATTCTGTGAAAAAACCTAATATAATACTTATAACTGTGGATCAGATGCGAGGGGATTGTTTGGGTGTTAAGGGTCATCCTGTAATTGAGACGCCATATCTTGATATGATGTGTAGAAATGGGGTAATGTTTACCAATGCTTATTCTGCAGTGCCCAGCTGTATAGCTGCCCGGGCGGCCATAATGACAGGATTGTCTCAAGCTTCCCATGGACGAGTGGGGTATCAGGATAAAGTTGAATGGGATTATGAGCATACCCTACCAGGAGAATTGGCAGCTGATGGTTATTACACAAAATGCGTAGGGAAGATGCATGTATATCCTGAAAGAAAACTTTGTGGGTTTCATGATGTAGAATTACATGACGGGTATCTTCACTATAGTAGGAATTATAACAGCCCTACTAGAGAGGCGTGGAATCAATGTGATGACTATTTACCCTGGCTTCGAGAGAGATTGGGTCCCGAAACCGATATGATAGATACGGGTTTAGATTGTAATTCATGGGTTGCACGCCCATGGATGTATGATGAGTATCTTCATCCTACAAATTGGGTAGTTACTAGATCCATAGATTTTTTAAGGCGCAAGGATCCTACTAAGCCATTTTTTTTAATGATGTCCTTTGTAAGACCTCATGCACCTTTAGATCCGCCTGAAGTATATTTTAATCAGTATATAAATGAAGATATTCCTAAGCCTCCTATAGGCGATTGGGCAGATAAGGAAGATAATAATAGGGATGGACTAAATGTAGATTGCTTGAAGGGGATAATAAATGACAAGGCATTAAAGAGGGCAAGGGCCGCCTATTATGGCTGTATTACACATATAGATCACCAAATAGGGAGGTTTATACAGTTATTAGGAGAATATGGGCATCTAAATGATAGTATAATCATCTTCACATCTGATCATGGTGATATGCTCGGTGACCATAATTTCTTTAGAAAATCCCTAGGGTATGAGGGCAGTGCCAATATTCCATTTATAGTATATGACCCAGGCAATATATTAGGATGTAAAAAAGGACAGGTATTTGATAATGTACTGGAGCTTCGTGATATAATGCCCACTATACTAAATATGGCGGGAGCAGATATACCAGATAGCATAGAGGGAAAAAGTATATTACCTATTATACAGGATGAAAATGCTCCTTGGCGGGAGTATATCCATGGTGAGCACAGTTATGGGGATCTATCAAACCATTATATAACCAATGGGCGGGAAAAATATATATGGTATTCTCAGACTGGGCGGGAGCAATATTTTGACCTAGTAAATGATAGAGAGGAGATGTATGATTTATCTAAAAATCCTGATTACAAGGATAGGATAGGGTATTGGAGAAGTATTTTGGTTAAAAAACTAGAAGGCAGGGAAGAGGGATATTCCGACGGGAAAAATTTAGTAGTAGGTAGACCTGTTAAATCATGTCTTAATCATATAATGAAATAAGAAACACATGTGAAATTAAGTATGAAATAAGAAGTGTGAAAGGGAATCTTATGTAATTACATAAGATTCCCTTTTTTGGTTCGCCCAGCATGGGCATAATCTAATCGGTGTAAGCCTGTAAAGTTCCCTGATACTGGGAAACTTATAGCCAATGACAAGGATGTCCATCGTGAGGTGGAATCTGAAGGAGGTCGGATGGCAAACCCTCTTATCTGACGGATAGAAATCACATATAAGGTATGGTATATCGGGTAAGTTTGCCAAACAAACTGAAGCCCAATAACTATAAGAAGGTATGCTGTGTAAATGTGGCAGATAGGTGGAGGAAAAGATTACACACCTTAACTGGGGAGGTCTGTATGGTATGCTTTGTAGAGTAATAGAATATTTACTCCTTAGTAACTCATATCGCAGGTATGGCTGAACATACAGAAGTCAGTTCAAGTTGTAGTACCGAAGAAGTCTATGAAAATAGATGGAGGAAAGGATTTGACGGTTGGGATAAGACAGACGCTATTTATCTGATACTTGAAGATAGCAGTTGCTCGAAAGAGGTTACTTATTTGAGGGTAGGTTGGAAACCTAGAGTAAAGGATAAGAACGCTTAGAGTTATGCAAGGCATAGGCACATCTTAGAACAACTGAACCTCCCCAAACTTATATGTGTTTCTTAATAAAAAATAGTTGACAATGATAATCATTATCTATACAATTAGGGTGGTTAAAATTTTTTAACAAAGGAGAAATTCTATGATTGATAAAAATCTTTTAAATTTGTTGGGCAAATCTAAAAAGTATATATTTTATAATGTGTTTTTTCAATGGTTGAATATGCTTTGTAATATTTTTATGATTTTGACTTTAGTTAGAGTTTTATTTGATGTGATAATAGGAAATCATAGGTGTTTTGAAGGCTTGAAGTATTTTTTTTTAATTTTGATTTTAGGGATAGTATTTAGGGGAGTGTTTAGATACTTGGCAGATACTATGAGTTATAAGACTACACTAAGGGTAAAGAGCGAGATTAGAGACAAGATATATAATAAACTTCTAGCTATTGGTCCTAATTACAAGGACAATATTGCTACAGCAGAAGTAGTTCAACTAACAATAGAAGGTGTAGAGCAGCTAGAAGTATATTATAGCAAGTATATGCCACAGTTTTTTTATAGTATTTTAGCACCATTAACTCTCTTCGTTGTATTATCTCGGTATAGTTTAAAGGTGAGTTTGATTTTATTATTGGGAGTACCATTAATTCCCGTTTCTATCATAATAGTAGCAAAATTTGCAAAAAAGCTTCTTAATAAATATTGGTCTATTTATATTGGACTTGGAGATAGTTTTTTGGAAAATCTTCAGGGTTTAACTACACTGAAAATTTATGAAGCAGATGAATATAAAAATAAGATCATGAATGAAGAGGCAGAAAAATTTCGAAAGATTACTATGAAAGTATTAGCTATGCAACTAAATTCTATAACAGTTATGGATTTGGTAGCTTTTGGTGGATCAGCAATAGGTATGATTTTTACAATATTAGAGTATAGCAACGGTCGATTGGAGTTGGCGCCAGCTTTGGCAATCATACTATTATCATCAGAGTTTTTTATTCCTATGAGATTATTAGGATCATTTTTTCATGTATCTATGAATGGTGTCAGTGCATCTAAGAAGATTTTTAAACTTCTTCAAATGCCAGAAGAAGAAAATGCACAGTTAGAAATCGATCCAACTAATATGGATATAGTATTGAAAGATCTTTATTTTTCATATGAAGAAGATAGAGAAATACTAAAAGGCATTAATCTAGCAATACCAAAAGGTAAATTTGTATCCATTGTTGGGGAAAGTGGTAGTGGTAAATCTACTATTGCTTCTTTGATTATGGGATATAGATGTAATTATAAGGGGAGTTTGACTATTGGAGGTATTGAACTTTCAGATATATCTAATGAAAGTATAATGAAACATTGTACATATATTGGGCATGATGAATATATATTCAAGGGTACAGTTAAAGAGAATCTTTTAATGGGCATTCCTAAGGGAATAAGTATAACAGATAAAGAAATGAATGAAATTCTTAAATTGGAGTTATGATTGGAGCTATTACTACAGGAGTACTTGGCTTTTTAGACTCTATATTTATAGTAATAGTTGCAGCTTATGGGCTTTTAGGGGAGGTAGGGTACAAAGTACCGTTGAATCAAAAAGAAATTATTATACTTCTCTTGATACTAGGAGTGATGCGTGGAGTTCTTAGATATGCTGAGCAGTATTCTAATCATTATGTAGCTTTTAAACTATTGGCTCTCATTAGAGATAAGGTTTTTAGTGCTCTTAGAAGACTTTCTCCAGCTAAGTTAGAGGGAAAGGATAAGGGAAATTTGATTTCTATTATCACTAGTGACATAGAGCTTCTTGAGGTTTTTTATGCACATACTATTTCTCCAGTGGCTATTGCATTTATAGTATCTTTAGTTATGGTTATTTATGTAGGGAAATTTCACTGGATATATGGATTGATTGCATTGTTAGGATATGCCACTATCGGTATTCTAGTACCGCTAGTGAATTCTTCTTTGGGGAGAGAAGACGGGCTTGATTATAGAAATGAAGTTGGAGAGATGAATACCTATCTTCTAGATAGTCTTCGAGGATTAAGAGAAATTATGCAATATGATCAAGGAGATAAAAGGCAACGAGAAATCTATGAACAGACGCAAGGTTTGTCTAGAATTCAGAGAAAACTAATTAGGTTACAATCTTTTACAAGTATTCTTTCGGAGATGTGTATATATGTTTTTTCTGGGATAATGTTGGCTACAGGATTTTATTTATACAGTAGAGGAAAGGTAGATGTAGTTGGAGTTGTGATACCTACAGTTACGATGCTTAGTTCTTTTGGGCCAGTAGTTGCATTAGCTAGTTTA contains:
- a CDS encoding helix-turn-helix domain-containing protein, encoding MENVNPPSVGKNITYYRKKKNMSMDDLSKRSGVSKSMLSQIEQGKSNPTVVTVWKIARSLDVNIQKLLESSDDTPIEVIRKEDMPITLSEDKLCSINIKSPVHMTDNLELYHLIFKPHGINKSAAHFPDTEEFLTVLKGQLRVIVGEHSKVINTGDTARYRADETHDIENISDEESEAFLVVWFPNK
- a CDS encoding ABC transporter ATP-binding protein/permease, which translates into the protein MIDKNLLNLLGKSKKYIFYNVFFQWLNMLCNIFMILTLVRVLFDVIIGNHRCFEGLKYFFLILILGIVFRGVFRYLADTMSYKTTLRVKSEIRDKIYNKLLAIGPNYKDNIATAEVVQLTIEGVEQLEVYYSKYMPQFFYSILAPLTLFVVLSRYSLKVSLILLLGVPLIPVSIIIVAKFAKKLLNKYWSIYIGLGDSFLENLQGLTTLKIYEADEYKNKIMNEEAEKFRKITMKVLAMQLNSITVMDLVAFGGSAIGMIFTILEYSNGRLELAPALAIILLSSEFFIPMRLLGSFFHVSMNGVSASKKIFKLLQMPEEENAQLEIDPTNMDIVLKDLYFSYEEDREILKGINLAIPKGKFVSIVGESGSGKSTIASLIMGYRCNYKGSLTIGGIELSDISNESIMKHCTYIGHDEYIFKGTVKENLLMGIPKGISITDKEMNEILKLEL
- a CDS encoding arylsulfatase, with product MKKPNIILITVDQMRGDCLGVKGHPVIETPYLDMMCRNGVMFTNAYSAVPSCIAARAAIMTGLSQASHGRVGYQDKVEWDYEHTLPGELAADGYYTKCVGKMHVYPERKLCGFHDVELHDGYLHYSRNYNSPTREAWNQCDDYLPWLRERLGPETDMIDTGLDCNSWVARPWMYDEYLHPTNWVVTRSIDFLRRKDPTKPFFLMMSFVRPHAPLDPPEVYFNQYINEDIPKPPIGDWADKEDNNRDGLNVDCLKGIINDKALKRARAAYYGCITHIDHQIGRFIQLLGEYGHLNDSIIIFTSDHGDMLGDHNFFRKSLGYEGSANIPFIVYDPGNILGCKKGQVFDNVLELRDIMPTILNMAGADIPDSIEGKSILPIIQDENAPWREYIHGEHSYGDLSNHYITNGREKYIWYSQTGREQYFDLVNDREEMYDLSKNPDYKDRIGYWRSILVKKLEGREEGYSDGKNLVVGRPVKSCLNHIMK
- a CDS encoding amino acid ABC transporter ATP-binding/permease protein; this translates as MIGAITTGVLGFLDSIFIVIVAAYGLLGEVGYKVPLNQKEIIILLLILGVMRGVLRYAEQYSNHYVAFKLLALIRDKVFSALRRLSPAKLEGKDKGNLISIITSDIELLEVFYAHTISPVAIAFIVSLVMVIYVGKFHWIYGLIALLGYATIGILVPLVNSSLGREDGLDYRNEVGEMNTYLLDSLRGLREIMQYDQGDKRQREIYEQTQGLSRIQRKLIRLQSFTSILSEMCIYVFSGIMLATGFYLYSRGKVDVVGVVIPTVTMLSSFGPVVALASLSNNLFHTFAAGDRILDILEETPVVSEVYDGKDIKFEKIMIYDVSFSYDEEVILDKVNMEFPRDKIIGIYGKSGSGKSTLLKLIMRFWDVNQGKIEMNSEDIKNINTSSLRDNQAYVTQETQLFNDTIKNNIKIAKLDAKDEEIIEACKKASIHEFIKSLPKGYDTNIGELGDSLSGGERQRIGIARAFLHDAPLLLLDEPTSNLDSLNEGIILKSLKEQSEEKTVILVSHRTSTLGIADQKYHVESKRVS